The proteins below come from a single Falco rusticolus isolate bFalRus1 chromosome 8, bFalRus1.pri, whole genome shotgun sequence genomic window:
- the OSGEPL1 gene encoding probable tRNA N6-adenosine threonylcarbamoyltransferase, mitochondrial isoform X2 translates to MNSVAKSLLKSVRDGRAAWLRSSSVLSGKQRFRRLVLGIETSCDDTGAAVVDDAGSVLGEALHCQKEVHVQAGGIIPVVAQQLHRENIERVITEALGVSGVSVPELAAIATTVKPGLALSLEVGLQYSLNLVNKYQKPFIPIHHMEAHALTVRLTHHVEFPFLVLLLSGGHCILAVAQGVSDFLLLGQSIDIAPGDMLDKVARRLSLRKHPECHGMAGGKAIEHLAQTGNQQQHKFRPPLQHYRNCDFSFSGLQSLVNKAIIQKEKEEGIQEGEILSCVKDIAAAVQHAVAVHIIQRTYRAMLFCIKNSILSSNNATLVVSGGVASNQYIRKGLQTLADTNDFAFLCPPPRLCTDNGVMIAWNGIERLRAGLGVLHCTDGIRYEPK, encoded by the exons ATGAACAGCGTTGCCAAAAGCCTTTTGAAATCAGTTCGAGACGGCCGGGCGGCATGGCTGAGAAGCAGCTCTGTTCTCTCTGGAAAACAGCGTTTTCGGAGACTAGTTCTGGGAATAGAGACGAGCTGCGATGACACCGGCGCTGCTGTGGTGGATGATGCCGGCAGCGTGCTGGGAGAAGCGCTGCACTGTCAGAAGGAAGTCCATGTACA AGCAGGTGGAATAATTCCTGTGGTGGCGCAGCAGcttcacagagaaaacattgaGCGAGTAATAACAGAGGCGCTTGGTGTCAGTGGAGTTTCTGTACCTGAACTCGCAGCTATTGCAACTACAGTAAAGCCGGGACTTGCGCTAAGCCTGGAAGTGGGGCTGCAGTACAGCCTGAACCTGGTGAACAAGTACCAGAAGCCGTTCATACCCATTCATCACATGGAGGCTCACGCACTGACCGTCAGACTGACACACCACGTGGAATTTCCCTTCTTGGTTCTTTTACTCTCTGGAGGCCACTGTATCTTGGCAGTAGCACAAGGAGTTTCCGATTTCCTTCTGCTTGGACAGTCCATAGATATAGCCCCGGGTGACATGCTGGATAAG GTAGCACGAAGACTGTCTTTAAGAAAGCACCCAGAGTGCCACGGCATGGCTGGGGGGAAGGCGATAGAGCACTTAGCTCAAACTGGGAACCAGCAACAGCACAAGTTCAGACCTCCCCTGCAACATTACCGTAACtgtgacttttctttctctggacTTCAGAGCCTTGTCAATAAAGCCattatacaaaaagaaaaagaagaag GTATTCAAGAAGGTGAGATCCTGTCCTGTGTTAAGGATATTGCTGCTGCCGTACAGCATGCAGTGGCAGTTCATATTATCCAGCGGACGTACCGAGCCATGCTGTTCTGCATAAAAAATAGCATATTATCATCAAACAATGCAACTTTG GTTGTATCAGGAGGCGTTGCAAGTAATCAGTACATCCGAAAAGGTCTACAGACTTTGGCAGATACAAAtgattttgctttcctgtgtcCTCCTCCAAGACTGTGCACCGATAACGGTGTGATGATTGCGTG GAATGGCATTGAAAGGTTACGTGCAGGACTTGGTGTTCTCCATTGTACTGATGGCATCCGCTATGAGCCAAAGTAA
- the ORMDL1 gene encoding ORM1-like protein 1 isoform X2 has protein sequence MNVGVAHSEVNPNTRVMNSRGMWLTYALGVGMLHIVLLSIPFFSVSVAWTLTNVIHNLGMYVFLHAVKGTPFETPDQGKARLLTHWEQLDYGVQFTSSRKFFTISPIILQGCHQLSLLPFCLAGTFWQVSTQSMIQHTLSSTQPLF, from the exons ATGAACGTAGGAGTTGCCCACAGCGAGGTAAATCCAAACACGCGGGTGATGAACAGTCGTGGAATGTGGCTGACCTATGCGCTGGGAGTCGGCATGCTGCACATTGTCTTGCTCAGCATTCCTTTCTTTAGTGTCTCTGTTGCCTGGACTTTAACAAATGTCATTCACAACCTG ggAATGTATGTGTTTTTGCATGCAGTAAAGGGAACTCCTTTTGAAACACCTGATCAGGGGAAAGCTAGGCTACTAACACACTGGGAACAACTGGATTATGGAGTACAATTTACGTCTTCAAGAAAATTCTTCACAATCTCTCCTATAATTCT acAAGGGTGTCATCAGCTCAGCTTGCTCCCTTTTTGCCTTGCAGGTACTTTCTGGCAAGTTTCTACACAAAGTATGATCCAACACACTTTATCCTCAACACAACCTCTCTTCTGA
- the OSGEPL1 gene encoding probable tRNA N6-adenosine threonylcarbamoyltransferase, mitochondrial isoform X5, protein MEAHALTVRLTHHVEFPFLVLLLSGGHCILAVAQGVSDFLLLGQSIDIAPGDMLDKVARRLSLRKHPECHGMAGGKAIEHLAQTGNQQQHKFRPPLQHYRNCDFSFSGLQSLVNKAIIQKEKEEGIQEGEILSCVKDIAAAVQHAVAVHIIQRTYRAMLFCIKNSILSSNNATLVVSGGVASNQYIRKGLQTLADTNDFAFLCPPPRLCTDNGVMIAWNGIERLRAGLGVLHCTDGIRYEPKAPLGIDISKRVEEDSIKVPKLKKKIGWLAS, encoded by the exons ATGGAGGCTCACGCACTGACCGTCAGACTGACACACCACGTGGAATTTCCCTTCTTGGTTCTTTTACTCTCTGGAGGCCACTGTATCTTGGCAGTAGCACAAGGAGTTTCCGATTTCCTTCTGCTTGGACAGTCCATAGATATAGCCCCGGGTGACATGCTGGATAAG GTAGCACGAAGACTGTCTTTAAGAAAGCACCCAGAGTGCCACGGCATGGCTGGGGGGAAGGCGATAGAGCACTTAGCTCAAACTGGGAACCAGCAACAGCACAAGTTCAGACCTCCCCTGCAACATTACCGTAACtgtgacttttctttctctggacTTCAGAGCCTTGTCAATAAAGCCattatacaaaaagaaaaagaagaag GTATTCAAGAAGGTGAGATCCTGTCCTGTGTTAAGGATATTGCTGCTGCCGTACAGCATGCAGTGGCAGTTCATATTATCCAGCGGACGTACCGAGCCATGCTGTTCTGCATAAAAAATAGCATATTATCATCAAACAATGCAACTTTG GTTGTATCAGGAGGCGTTGCAAGTAATCAGTACATCCGAAAAGGTCTACAGACTTTGGCAGATACAAAtgattttgctttcctgtgtcCTCCTCCAAGACTGTGCACCGATAACGGTGTGATGATTGCGTG GAATGGCATTGAAAGGTTACGTGCAGGACTTGGTGTTCTCCATTGTACTGATGGCATCCGCTATGAGCCAAA AGCTCCCCTTGGAATTGATATTTCAAAAAGAGTTGAAGAAGATTCCATCAAGGTGccaaaactaaaaaagaagATAGGGTGGCTGGCGTCTTAA
- the ORMDL1 gene encoding ORM1-like protein 1 isoform X1 produces MNVGVAHSEVNPNTRVMNSRGMWLTYALGVGMLHIVLLSIPFFSVSVAWTLTNVIHNLGMYVFLHAVKGTPFETPDQGKARLLTHWEQLDYGVQFTSSRKFFTISPIILYFLASFYTKYDPTHFILNTTSLLTVLIPKLPQLHGVRIFGINKY; encoded by the exons ATGAACGTAGGAGTTGCCCACAGCGAGGTAAATCCAAACACGCGGGTGATGAACAGTCGTGGAATGTGGCTGACCTATGCGCTGGGAGTCGGCATGCTGCACATTGTCTTGCTCAGCATTCCTTTCTTTAGTGTCTCTGTTGCCTGGACTTTAACAAATGTCATTCACAACCTG ggAATGTATGTGTTTTTGCATGCAGTAAAGGGAACTCCTTTTGAAACACCTGATCAGGGGAAAGCTAGGCTACTAACACACTGGGAACAACTGGATTATGGAGTACAATTTACGTCTTCAAGAAAATTCTTCACAATCTCTCCTATAATTCT GTACTTTCTGGCAAGTTTCTACACAAAGTATGATCCAACACACTTTATCCTCAACACAACCTCTCTTCTGACCGTGCTTATCCCCAAGCTGCCACAGTTGCATGGCGTTCGAATCTTTGGCATCAATAAATATTGA
- the OSGEPL1 gene encoding probable tRNA N6-adenosine threonylcarbamoyltransferase, mitochondrial isoform X4 yields MTPALLWWMMPAACWEKRCTVRRKSMYSGIIPVVAQQLHRENIERVITEALGVSGVSVPELAAIATTVKPGLALSLEVGLQYSLNLVNKYQKPFIPIHHMEAHALTVRLTHHVEFPFLVLLLSGGHCILAVAQGVSDFLLLGQSIDIAPGDMLDKVARRLSLRKHPECHGMAGGKAIEHLAQTGNQQQHKFRPPLQHYRNCDFSFSGLQSLVNKAIIQKEKEEGIQEGEILSCVKDIAAAVQHAVAVHIIQRTYRAMLFCIKNSILSSNNATLVVSGGVASNQYIRKGLQTLADTNDFAFLCPPPRLCTDNGVMIAWNGIERLRAGLGVLHCTDGIRYEPKAPLGIDISKRVEEDSIKVPKLKKKIGWLAS; encoded by the exons ATGACACCGGCGCTGCTGTGGTGGATGATGCCGGCAGCGTGCTGGGAGAAGCGCTGCACTGTCAGAAGGAAGTCCATGTACA GTGGAATAATTCCTGTGGTGGCGCAGCAGcttcacagagaaaacattgaGCGAGTAATAACAGAGGCGCTTGGTGTCAGTGGAGTTTCTGTACCTGAACTCGCAGCTATTGCAACTACAGTAAAGCCGGGACTTGCGCTAAGCCTGGAAGTGGGGCTGCAGTACAGCCTGAACCTGGTGAACAAGTACCAGAAGCCGTTCATACCCATTCATCACATGGAGGCTCACGCACTGACCGTCAGACTGACACACCACGTGGAATTTCCCTTCTTGGTTCTTTTACTCTCTGGAGGCCACTGTATCTTGGCAGTAGCACAAGGAGTTTCCGATTTCCTTCTGCTTGGACAGTCCATAGATATAGCCCCGGGTGACATGCTGGATAAG GTAGCACGAAGACTGTCTTTAAGAAAGCACCCAGAGTGCCACGGCATGGCTGGGGGGAAGGCGATAGAGCACTTAGCTCAAACTGGGAACCAGCAACAGCACAAGTTCAGACCTCCCCTGCAACATTACCGTAACtgtgacttttctttctctggacTTCAGAGCCTTGTCAATAAAGCCattatacaaaaagaaaaagaagaag GTATTCAAGAAGGTGAGATCCTGTCCTGTGTTAAGGATATTGCTGCTGCCGTACAGCATGCAGTGGCAGTTCATATTATCCAGCGGACGTACCGAGCCATGCTGTTCTGCATAAAAAATAGCATATTATCATCAAACAATGCAACTTTG GTTGTATCAGGAGGCGTTGCAAGTAATCAGTACATCCGAAAAGGTCTACAGACTTTGGCAGATACAAAtgattttgctttcctgtgtcCTCCTCCAAGACTGTGCACCGATAACGGTGTGATGATTGCGTG GAATGGCATTGAAAGGTTACGTGCAGGACTTGGTGTTCTCCATTGTACTGATGGCATCCGCTATGAGCCAAA AGCTCCCCTTGGAATTGATATTTCAAAAAGAGTTGAAGAAGATTCCATCAAGGTGccaaaactaaaaaagaagATAGGGTGGCTGGCGTCTTAA
- the OSGEPL1 gene encoding probable tRNA N6-adenosine threonylcarbamoyltransferase, mitochondrial isoform X3, producing the protein MTPALLWWMMPAACWEKRCTVRRKSMYTGGIIPVVAQQLHRENIERVITEALGVSGVSVPELAAIATTVKPGLALSLEVGLQYSLNLVNKYQKPFIPIHHMEAHALTVRLTHHVEFPFLVLLLSGGHCILAVAQGVSDFLLLGQSIDIAPGDMLDKVARRLSLRKHPECHGMAGGKAIEHLAQTGNQQQHKFRPPLQHYRNCDFSFSGLQSLVNKAIIQKEKEEGIQEGEILSCVKDIAAAVQHAVAVHIIQRTYRAMLFCIKNSILSSNNATLVVSGGVASNQYIRKGLQTLADTNDFAFLCPPPRLCTDNGVMIAWNGIERLRAGLGVLHCTDGIRYEPKAPLGIDISKRVEEDSIKVPKLKKKIGWLAS; encoded by the exons ATGACACCGGCGCTGCTGTGGTGGATGATGCCGGCAGCGTGCTGGGAGAAGCGCTGCACTGTCAGAAGGAAGTCCATGTACA CAGGTGGAATAATTCCTGTGGTGGCGCAGCAGcttcacagagaaaacattgaGCGAGTAATAACAGAGGCGCTTGGTGTCAGTGGAGTTTCTGTACCTGAACTCGCAGCTATTGCAACTACAGTAAAGCCGGGACTTGCGCTAAGCCTGGAAGTGGGGCTGCAGTACAGCCTGAACCTGGTGAACAAGTACCAGAAGCCGTTCATACCCATTCATCACATGGAGGCTCACGCACTGACCGTCAGACTGACACACCACGTGGAATTTCCCTTCTTGGTTCTTTTACTCTCTGGAGGCCACTGTATCTTGGCAGTAGCACAAGGAGTTTCCGATTTCCTTCTGCTTGGACAGTCCATAGATATAGCCCCGGGTGACATGCTGGATAAG GTAGCACGAAGACTGTCTTTAAGAAAGCACCCAGAGTGCCACGGCATGGCTGGGGGGAAGGCGATAGAGCACTTAGCTCAAACTGGGAACCAGCAACAGCACAAGTTCAGACCTCCCCTGCAACATTACCGTAACtgtgacttttctttctctggacTTCAGAGCCTTGTCAATAAAGCCattatacaaaaagaaaaagaagaag GTATTCAAGAAGGTGAGATCCTGTCCTGTGTTAAGGATATTGCTGCTGCCGTACAGCATGCAGTGGCAGTTCATATTATCCAGCGGACGTACCGAGCCATGCTGTTCTGCATAAAAAATAGCATATTATCATCAAACAATGCAACTTTG GTTGTATCAGGAGGCGTTGCAAGTAATCAGTACATCCGAAAAGGTCTACAGACTTTGGCAGATACAAAtgattttgctttcctgtgtcCTCCTCCAAGACTGTGCACCGATAACGGTGTGATGATTGCGTG GAATGGCATTGAAAGGTTACGTGCAGGACTTGGTGTTCTCCATTGTACTGATGGCATCCGCTATGAGCCAAA AGCTCCCCTTGGAATTGATATTTCAAAAAGAGTTGAAGAAGATTCCATCAAGGTGccaaaactaaaaaagaagATAGGGTGGCTGGCGTCTTAA
- the OSGEPL1 gene encoding probable tRNA N6-adenosine threonylcarbamoyltransferase, mitochondrial isoform X1 translates to MNSVAKSLLKSVRDGRAAWLRSSSVLSGKQRFRRLVLGIETSCDDTGAAVVDDAGSVLGEALHCQKEVHVQAGGIIPVVAQQLHRENIERVITEALGVSGVSVPELAAIATTVKPGLALSLEVGLQYSLNLVNKYQKPFIPIHHMEAHALTVRLTHHVEFPFLVLLLSGGHCILAVAQGVSDFLLLGQSIDIAPGDMLDKVARRLSLRKHPECHGMAGGKAIEHLAQTGNQQQHKFRPPLQHYRNCDFSFSGLQSLVNKAIIQKEKEEGIQEGEILSCVKDIAAAVQHAVAVHIIQRTYRAMLFCIKNSILSSNNATLVVSGGVASNQYIRKGLQTLADTNDFAFLCPPPRLCTDNGVMIAWNGIERLRAGLGVLHCTDGIRYEPKAPLGIDISKRVEEDSIKVPKLKKKIGWLAS, encoded by the exons ATGAACAGCGTTGCCAAAAGCCTTTTGAAATCAGTTCGAGACGGCCGGGCGGCATGGCTGAGAAGCAGCTCTGTTCTCTCTGGAAAACAGCGTTTTCGGAGACTAGTTCTGGGAATAGAGACGAGCTGCGATGACACCGGCGCTGCTGTGGTGGATGATGCCGGCAGCGTGCTGGGAGAAGCGCTGCACTGTCAGAAGGAAGTCCATGTACA AGCAGGTGGAATAATTCCTGTGGTGGCGCAGCAGcttcacagagaaaacattgaGCGAGTAATAACAGAGGCGCTTGGTGTCAGTGGAGTTTCTGTACCTGAACTCGCAGCTATTGCAACTACAGTAAAGCCGGGACTTGCGCTAAGCCTGGAAGTGGGGCTGCAGTACAGCCTGAACCTGGTGAACAAGTACCAGAAGCCGTTCATACCCATTCATCACATGGAGGCTCACGCACTGACCGTCAGACTGACACACCACGTGGAATTTCCCTTCTTGGTTCTTTTACTCTCTGGAGGCCACTGTATCTTGGCAGTAGCACAAGGAGTTTCCGATTTCCTTCTGCTTGGACAGTCCATAGATATAGCCCCGGGTGACATGCTGGATAAG GTAGCACGAAGACTGTCTTTAAGAAAGCACCCAGAGTGCCACGGCATGGCTGGGGGGAAGGCGATAGAGCACTTAGCTCAAACTGGGAACCAGCAACAGCACAAGTTCAGACCTCCCCTGCAACATTACCGTAACtgtgacttttctttctctggacTTCAGAGCCTTGTCAATAAAGCCattatacaaaaagaaaaagaagaag GTATTCAAGAAGGTGAGATCCTGTCCTGTGTTAAGGATATTGCTGCTGCCGTACAGCATGCAGTGGCAGTTCATATTATCCAGCGGACGTACCGAGCCATGCTGTTCTGCATAAAAAATAGCATATTATCATCAAACAATGCAACTTTG GTTGTATCAGGAGGCGTTGCAAGTAATCAGTACATCCGAAAAGGTCTACAGACTTTGGCAGATACAAAtgattttgctttcctgtgtcCTCCTCCAAGACTGTGCACCGATAACGGTGTGATGATTGCGTG GAATGGCATTGAAAGGTTACGTGCAGGACTTGGTGTTCTCCATTGTACTGATGGCATCCGCTATGAGCCAAA AGCTCCCCTTGGAATTGATATTTCAAAAAGAGTTGAAGAAGATTCCATCAAGGTGccaaaactaaaaaagaagATAGGGTGGCTGGCGTCTTAA